A part of Actinomycetota bacterium genomic DNA contains:
- a CDS encoding SigB/SigF/SigG family RNA polymerase sigma factor, whose protein sequence is MGPDGREELRRKFEAYAESRDRTLRDELVTAHMGLAEYLARRFTNRGEPLDDLMQVAALGLLKAVDRFDPGRGLEFSTYATPTIVGELKRHFRDKGWAVRVPRRVQELHLRLGSVISTLSQEMGRSPTIPEIADAAKVSEEEVVEAIEAGHAYRFTSLDAPAGGEDESALSHQLGAEDPNLVNSEHRAALSPLIERFAPREQMILHLRFFQGLTQSEIASRLGISQMHVSRLLARSLAQLREDSAGSL, encoded by the coding sequence ATGGGGCCCGACGGTCGCGAGGAGCTCCGCCGCAAGTTCGAGGCCTACGCAGAGTCGCGCGACCGCACCCTGCGCGACGAGCTGGTCACCGCCCACATGGGCCTGGCCGAGTACCTGGCCCGCCGCTTCACCAACCGGGGCGAACCGCTCGACGACCTCATGCAGGTCGCGGCCCTGGGATTGCTCAAGGCCGTCGACCGCTTCGACCCGGGCCGGGGCCTGGAGTTCTCCACCTACGCCACCCCGACCATCGTGGGCGAGCTCAAGCGCCACTTCCGGGACAAAGGCTGGGCCGTGCGGGTGCCTCGCCGTGTCCAGGAGCTGCACCTGCGCCTGGGCAGCGTGATCAGCACCCTCTCCCAGGAGATGGGGCGGTCGCCCACGATCCCCGAGATCGCCGACGCCGCCAAGGTCTCCGAGGAAGAAGTGGTCGAGGCCATAGAAGCGGGCCATGCCTACCGGTTCACGTCCCTCGACGCGCCCGCGGGGGGCGAGGACGAGAGCGCCCTGTCGCACCAGCTCGGGGCCGAGGACCCCAACCTCGTCAACAGCGAGCACCGGGCCGCCTTGTCCCCGCTCATCGAGCGCTTCGCTCCCCGCGAGCAGATGATCCTCCACCTGCGTTTCTTCCAAGGGCTGACCCAGTCCGAGATCGCCAGCCGCCTGGGCATCAGCCAGATGCACGTGTCGCGGCTGCTGGCCCGCAGCCTGGCCCAGCTACGCGAAGACTCGGCGGGGTCCCTATGA
- a CDS encoding WhiB family transcriptional regulator: protein MALTWSRTYDWDVDDWRHRAACRDTDPDLFFPIGTTGPAIDQIEAAKAVCRACDAQAQCLEFALATNQEAGVWGATSEEERRKLRKAWLARRRRAS from the coding sequence GTGGCCCTGACTTGGAGCCGCACCTACGACTGGGACGTCGACGACTGGCGCCACCGGGCTGCCTGCCGCGACACCGACCCCGACCTGTTCTTTCCTATCGGGACAACCGGGCCGGCGATCGACCAGATCGAAGCAGCCAAGGCCGTGTGCCGGGCGTGCGACGCCCAGGCCCAGTGCCTCGAGTTCGCCTTGGCCACCAACCAGGAGGCCGGGGTATGGGGCGCCACCTCCGAGGAGGAGCGCCGCAAGCTGCGTAAGGCGTGGCTGGCCCGCCGTCGCCGGGCTTCCTGA
- a CDS encoding diacylglycerol kinase family protein, whose translation MKLTLIVNPMASAYKPKRRAVVEQVLGQRHELTVVETARRGHATELARQAAQQGAEVVVVLGGDGTLNEAANGLAGTGTALAPLPGGSTNVFCRTVGFARKVKKAAPQLLDALDLPPRQIGLGLVNGRYFLFHVGIGYDAAVVAKVEKKPELKRKIGQAVFVYAALATWSRGYDRRNPHLAVVGSDGAPVLDDGYFAICLNSNPYTYLGARALQVAPEHAALDAPLVLVTLRTIKLFKFLPLLGATMAKGRKLRTSPHVDYRPELKAVTVTAAPGRTGVPYQADGDYLGEAQELSFTWEPDRLLLVAP comes from the coding sequence GTGAAGCTGACGCTGATCGTCAACCCCATGGCCTCGGCCTACAAGCCCAAGCGCCGGGCGGTGGTCGAGCAGGTGCTGGGCCAGCGCCACGAGCTCACCGTCGTGGAGACGGCCCGCCGGGGCCACGCCACCGAGCTGGCCCGCCAGGCGGCCCAGCAGGGGGCCGAGGTCGTCGTCGTGCTGGGCGGCGACGGCACCCTCAACGAGGCGGCCAACGGCCTGGCCGGCACGGGCACGGCCCTGGCCCCCTTGCCCGGGGGGTCGACAAACGTCTTCTGCCGGACGGTCGGGTTCGCCCGCAAGGTCAAGAAGGCGGCTCCCCAGTTGCTCGACGCCCTCGACCTCCCTCCCCGCCAGATCGGGCTGGGACTGGTCAACGGCCGCTACTTCCTGTTCCACGTCGGCATCGGCTACGACGCCGCGGTGGTGGCCAAGGTCGAGAAGAAGCCCGAGCTCAAGCGCAAGATCGGCCAGGCGGTGTTCGTCTACGCCGCCCTGGCCACCTGGTCGCGCGGCTACGACCGGCGCAACCCCCACCTGGCCGTGGTCGGCAGCGACGGCGCCCCGGTCCTCGACGACGGTTACTTCGCCATCTGCCTCAACTCCAACCCCTATACCTACCTGGGCGCCCGGGCCCTGCAGGTGGCCCCCGAGCACGCCGCCCTCGACGCCCCCCTCGTGCTCGTGACCCTGCGCACGATCAAGCTGTTCAAGTTCCTCCCCCTGCTGGGGGCCACCATGGCCAAGGGGCGCAAGCTGCGCACCAGCCCCCACGTCGACTACCGGCCCGAGCTGAAGGCGGTCACCGTCACCGCCGCCCCGGGCCGCACGGGTGTGCCCTACCAGGCCGACGGGGACTACCTGGGCGAGGCTCAGGAGCTGTCCTTCACCTGGGAGCCCGACCGGCTCCTGCTCGTGGCACCCTGA